CAATCGCGGAAAACCTTGTCGGGCAAGATGCCGATATTGGCCGGCGCGCTAACCCCGGGGGCAAAAGCCGCCGCAAACACGTCCATACAAATCGTAACATAAATAAGGTCTACGTCACGCTCCCACGTACGGAGGTGTTTTAAGAGTGTAGGCCGGTCTTCATAATTAAACTCCGCTCCGGTATGGTACTGCAGGCCTGCGGCCTTGGCCAATGCAAAAAGCTGGGCTGTATTGCTATGGGGCTGGATGCCGAGCGTCAGGCAGCTGACCAGCGAATCGGCCTGAGTGATTTGCCAAAAGCCCGTCCCCGAGCTAGGGCCTACGGCAGGGTCTACGGGGCGGATATCAAAATGTGCATCAAAATTAACAATCCCGATGCGGGCCCTGGGGTAAGCCTGCCGCAGCCCCAGATAGTGTCCATAGGTGATTTCGTGCCCACCGCCAAACAACAAAGGGCGGTATCCGAGCGCAAGCAGTTGTGTGACACACTGCCCCAAACTAGCCTGTGCTTGTTCCAAATCTTGGTCAGGACAGTGTACAGTGCCGACATCCCATAGCTCGGGGCAAGCCTCGTGTATGGGAAAACTAGCACAGGCAGCCCGCAATGCAGCAGGCCCTTGGGCAGCTCCGATCCTCCCCTGATTGCGGCGCACTCCCTCATCACAAGCAAAACCCAAAATAGCTACAGCGCCCTTATTGGCTGGAGCCAAGCCCGGATGCTCAAGATTCATATACCGAAGGTGTTGATGCCAGCGTTTCAGGTCAGGCGCATCTCCATCGTAGCGCCCTTGCCAATGTTCGGGGGTAGTAGGGATATAAAGGCTCATAGTAAAACTAGTTATGGTATAATGAATTAGCATTTAACACACAGGCTTTGGTGGTCTTCAGCGTCTCTGTGGCAGTTTGTCGGATAATGATTTTATTGGCTTTCTCTCTAAACATCCTCATAAACCAATTGTCCTCCATATTGATATCCACCATAGTAGCCCCATACTTAAGTGCGGTTTCGGCAATGGCCATCGACAACATCGTAGCCCCCGAAGTACCAAACCTACTCAGGCTGCTCTTTGAAGTACTCAAAAGTCCCAAACTCTTCCGGCTTATCAAATTTTGTACCCTTTACCCAAATTCCGTCAGTACCTCTATAAGTAGGAATACCGCTTGCAGCAGAAACTCCGGCTCCTGTCAAGAAAGTAAAAAGCTGACTTTTGCGCGATGGTGATGCACCTCGTTGATAAGGTTTTTGAGTGCGTCCATTCCCTATTTTTTGGCAGATGATTATCCCCAAAGTTAAGACAGCTTTCGGTTTTGGCCAAACACCCCTCCCTCCCCGACCCAAATACCTATTTTGTATATCAAGCCTCACAGGGTTTGATTTTTGTGATGCTCAAGGGTTTTCAGCACACGAATTTCCCAAATAAATTCTGATTGGGTATAATTATTATTCACAACCCGCTTCTCTCAAGCGCCGTATAAGAACTATCACCCACTAGGTACTTTCAGAGCAAAATAGCCTAGGGCTGCACAACTCCAAATATTGGACATAAAAGCAGCCTATCCGCTGCTCAAGTGCGCTTTCATTTGGCATCATCTCACCACCAATCACATTATAGCACATGCAAAAAATATTTGAAAACCCTTACGCAGAGCTGTATAACCTCAGCCCTGAGTTACCCCAAGTGATGTTTGGCTACTGGAAAGGCTTCTGGGAGCTTTCGGACGCAGAGGCGATGCGCGCCCTTACTTTTCCATTTGACTATATCGCCAAGCATCAAATCAAAGTAATGATTACGGACTACCGCTACCTCGATGTTGTACCTATCGAAACCAATCAGTGGCTTGAAGATGTGTGGTTTCCGAAGGTCTCTGACCTAGGCTTGGTCGCAGAGCTGGTACTCGATGCCGAAGATCTGACCGGGCAAATATCAGTAGATTTTATGTATGAAAACGTACAACAAACCACTGGACTATATACTCAAAAAGTAGATACCTTGGAACACGCCAAAGAATTGGCTAAGGACTTTTTAGCGCGCCTCAAAAGCTAAAACCCCTCCCCCATAGAAAACAGAGGCTATCCGAAAAGGGCAGCCTCAAATTTTATATTGCTTTCGCTTTGTCATTTTGAGCGAATCGAGAAATCTTGCTTATAAATGTTGATTGGTGAGCAAAAAATGAAATTCCTCACTACGTTCGGAATGACAATACCATATTTTATTGGGGTCTTTTTGAAAATATCC
The nucleotide sequence above comes from Eisenibacter elegans DSM 3317. Encoded proteins:
- the hutG gene encoding formimidoylglutamase, giving the protein MSLYIPTTPEHWQGRYDGDAPDLKRWHQHLRYMNLEHPGLAPANKGAVAILGFACDEGVRRNQGRIGAAQGPAALRAACASFPIHEACPELWDVGTVHCPDQDLEQAQASLGQCVTQLLALGYRPLLFGGGHEITYGHYLGLRQAYPRARIGIVNFDAHFDIRPVDPAVGPSSGTGFWQITQADSLVSCLTLGIQPHSNTAQLFALAKAAGLQYHTGAEFNYEDRPTLLKHLRTWERDVDLIYVTICMDVFAAAFAPGVSAPANIGILPDKVFRDCLQLLLQSPKCMTMDIAELNPSLDIDRHTARLAAAWAYAYVYRKL
- a CDS encoding Sir2 family NAD-dependent protein deacetylase, translating into MRLDIQNRYLGRGGRGVWPKPKAVLTLGIIICQKIGNGRTQKPYQRGASPSRKSQLFTFLTGAGVSAASGIPTYRGTDGIWVKGTKFDKPEEFGTFEYFKEQPE